Genomic DNA from Ctenopharyngodon idella isolate HZGC_01 chromosome 1, HZGC01, whole genome shotgun sequence:
tcaattaggacattttagtagcttttataaacttgCCTTAGAAAAAGCAAATCATTACAGGtgcactgtaaacctgaataagttgggctaactcaaaaaaattgaggtaatcagttacctcaaattttttgagttataatgttcccaattttaagcagaactatcaagttttgagtttgtagtactcatgcatgataattgctcttaacttgaagtactgagttagctaactcataccctttgatagcaattaacataaaatatttagttaattaacttttttattttgaggtattccaaatcaaatgagttatttacttcattgtaaaccctaataaaaaaaattcagaaaatgccaacttgctaatttgttaacatgttaacaatagcatggtataacacttactgaatgagtacagtaacttaaaacatgtaacttgctctcaaaccaccacttgtcaccatgatggtaaaaaatccacattaacagaaactcttctaaattagcataacaaaacaccactaaatctcccttatccATTAATGttgtacaaataaaaaacattatttaacacttaattttagcatttactctccctttcgagtgccatgggcaaagcatgctgggaaatagaaatcccagcccagattcagttaaacttaagttagtctaaattaaaagaaatgagttcatacaactcaaaacagtttagtttacttaaaatatctCAGTGTTGTGAACTCAAacgaaaaagaaagttctaaataggCCTACTGATAATAGTTAACTGAACTAAtctgttaaatttaagtttgtcctactcaaaataattaagtattttgagcattagggtttacaggtgtgcatcttgagacaaaacaatggcactgacacaTGTAAGATGTGTcggtgcaagttgctttcagttaagacagcAAATATGCactttagtctgggactaggcttaagacttgtctgtgaaactgggggcaGATGTACTATGAAGCCCTGAAATTTGCTTtgtcaaacttttaaaaagcagTCAAGAATGCCAAGTTAGAACATCACAGATTAATATAAGCATAAGCCGAAGCTACTTTTTTCAATTATTGCTTTAAACCCCTCTCCCAAAGCCCCTCGTACCCTCTTCCATTAGCAGTGATGACTTTCTCAGATTCTTTCAAAATAagatttcagtaacactttacaataaggttcattagttaactatattagttaacatgaactaataatgaactgcacttatatagcatttattaatctttgttaatgttaatttcaacatttactaatacattattaaaatcttgttaacattagttaatgcactgtgaactaacaatgaactgtATTTTCAGTAACTAAcgttaatgaagattagtaaatacagtaacaaatgtattgctcatgaatagttaatgttagttaatacattaacaaatgtttaactaatgaaccttattgtaaagtgttccaAGATTTCTAATCAGAGGCTGCAGACCTTACAAACTGATTATACTTAGCTTGCTCCTCCTCCTTGCTTATCTGTTTGGCATGAATTTGAATCCATCTCTATTTCTTCTTTATAAAATCATTGCCTACCTCAAACCTATATTTTGTTCATTGGATATTATCCCACCATgtataataatactttttttgacACTTCACGGCTCCACTTCACGCTCACTGCTGCGCAGATTCTGGCTCCAAGTTCACTAtgcgcagactcgagactcaagatgtcagcgtCATATTGACACACTGGCGGCTTCAgatactacaatggaagagagtgaaggtgcgtcgtccatctttttttacatctttttttGACATAAGCCCGCCGGTTGCTATGCACTCAAGCGTAGACCAGTCTTAGTTTTTAATGTAGACCAATGAAAATGAAAGGATCCTGGATGAACTTTTTGGGGTTCTTCACATTGACACACCAGCAGAACCCTCTGTAAAACCACCTGAGGAATgcttatgtatgtatatatacagtgcacagtacaccccctctgaaacttctgaaagtcagtaATTAGTCacttacttagaagacatgttagggttctttagagatataatgttccagcaagtctgcttaatcaattaccatgtcaaaattattcaggaaaataagattttcttatcaaggtgataaaatgttgtgtagcaaaaatgagtacaccctcctaaaagttactaaataaaactacatcaaaattttctggtgtaagtttaaggcaatgtttgatcaacaggtaagtatgttgaaccaaaacatttaaagagtagtaatttcttgacagttaaaagtgttatattagcacaaaagaggacagtggtacaagaggattaccaaatcattgttttaagtatgaaaatatagcaaaagtaacacagaaattcaaaaacaatggacttgtgacaaggcccctgaaataatcaggccttcattttaagctttcatttagtgatgagggatttttttgctagacaaagagcaggagaaataccaagtgagtgtctcagagccagcaaatgctttgaaaagagtgactgtttatctcacagagtaagatgcagcctgcagaaatgacatgcatggttgttgttctcactggaactacctactgtagcaaaagcacaataaagtcagttagccatttccaaagcccatatttacaaaatatagattctgggaatcaattctctggtctcatgagaccaaatcaatcattttggatctaacagcatccaaaatgttatggtgttgctagaggaggagtacagtgagaagtgcctggttccctgGATGTaggagtgctgaaggtgtgagggagttgtgctttatcaatgctgtcatgaattcccacaccactgtgtaatttaatacacaaacttgaaatagaacatgttaccctttcctcattccctgcattgttgggcattttttcaacatgacaatgatgatatgcattctcccaaggtgaccTTCTGTgaacatgtattgcactcaatcttaacactcttgagcgcctgtgggggattctgtagagacgagttgagcgaGACGAGTTAAGCAACattccccattaaagatcagggcatttaagaaGCTCATCATCCCGGAGAtaaacagatgtgacaatttgtcatgaacttgtacactccgtgccaagaagggccagagcagtatattcaaaattatggagggcatactaagtactagaatattatacatttgttcaatgaaatctagggtgtactcatttctgcaatccttaatttaaacaaaattgacttattttatggctattaatgacatatatttctcagtttttattatgtatatgtttaatacattttagttttgccatctttccatgaattgtattagtgatcataaagaaaatacatcttttgtatttgttcagagggggtgtactcatttatgctgtgcactgtatatatgaGTACACCCtatatttaattcaacaaatatatatatatatatatatatatatatatatatatatatatatatatgtatagtattatttatttatttttctttcttgttgGCACTATGGTTACTATTAACTtctattataaaaaacaaactgaaacaaatacaaaataagaaTTGTTTATTGCATATTATagatacattttaatacatacACTTGCATGCACTTGGAAAAAAGCTAGTAATGGGCTAAATAACAATGAATACATagaaaaaatgttataattcaTAAGCAACATGAATAAACCATTTAAATACAATAGGCTATACAAGAAAAGACATCTCAACAAAAAGCATGGAAACACAAATATGTTCAATGTAATaaatcaatgtaaaaaaaaaaaaaaaaatggcaataatcttgacagcactaatttaaaaaaaaaacatctgacgTCACTGTTTCCAGGTCCAAAAGCTCTATCAGATGCCAGAAGCAAACAATAAACTGTGCTAATATACACTCAGTGTGTTGTTATACTACTGAAGAATCATGAATCTTTATCTCCATATACCGAAATCTCAAGCCTACTTCGGACACCAGCAGATTTTGGTAACAAAATATGATGCTTCTATGCTTTtgtttataatacataatacatatacAGAGAGAGTATATGTATTAGAAGTAATAATACCAGTTGGACCCAACATGTgtcaacacatttaaaaaagcttTAATTGCCTTTAATTATTAAACTATGAACTACTGTATTAAATATAAGCCCGGTGACTTAAAAggtaaaaaacacaaatatgtatcattcatattttataaatCATCAAACAGCCTTTAGGCCTAATTCAAATACCCAATTCATATCCATAATTGTGCAAACAAATTCACTCAATCCACACTGTGAAAGTTTTTACCAGTTGCTTGACCTAATCACATAGAAAAATATCAAGGAAGAAGGTTATAAGTTAAGAATGATatctagagaaaaaaaaaaagattaggaTCATAAAACAGGAGTCTAAATTTATttagcacaaaaaaataaaaaataaagtaaaaatagatTCCATCATGCCTCAAAAATGTTTAAGTATGTAACCAAACTGCTTTTGTAGCCCTGGATGATGAAACATACAGTATTAAGGTTTTTTTAGCAAAACTTTGACAATGCATCCTCAACCTGCTTGTTTGCCAGCTTCATTTTGATATTGGACCAACTTTCTGGAATAAgtagcaaaaaataataataataacttacacttacattaaatttaaatataactgAGATATGTTATTGACAGGTTTCATGGGATTCAACATAATTTCTCTTGTTTCTATTTGCATGAGGTATTGAGGAAATGCAAAAGCAATTAGCCATACTCATCACTCATCCAGAAGTGTCTCAGGTTTCTCGTATTCAAATAATCTAAAGTCTGTTTCATAAAGATTGTACAGTTTTCTCCTGTCAGCTATGGAAATGTTTGCAAACCAGTCTCGCTCCCAGTCTACTGATGTCCTATCCTTGTACCCGGGGGGAAAGTGAATATATTTTTCCAGCCCAAGAATCTTCAACAAATGTTCTGTATCCTCATCAAGAGTTTCCATCTTCCCAACAAAATCATAGTCAATTTGACATGGATGGCAGAGTCTGTAAATCTGCTGCCAGTGTTCATTGAATGGATTCTTCTTCTCAGTCTGTGGATCTAACAGGTACTGAATAAAGTGAGTAAAGGACAGTCTGATGCCTGCGGTGAAGGCCTCTTGAGCAGAGTCAGGGGTGTTTGAAATATTTGCATAACGCTGAAGCATTGTGGACCCAAAGTGTCTGTAGAAATCCTTATTTGGCCTAGCAAACTTGTCCCGGAAAGCAGAAATAAGTCGTACAAAAGGATCCCGTACAAAAAGAAACTTAGTGTAATTCTTTAGTTTTTGATGCATTAAAGGACTTGAGAAATTACCAAAGAGGCTCCGAAAGTTGTTAAACGTCAGATGCAGAGAAGTATTGTGGGATAATGCTGGTGGTACGTCAAGAGGATCCAGATATGGAGTTCCATTTGGTGCCTTCAGGTTCTGGCTGAGCACAATCATTACTCGTTTCCAGTTGGTACATGCTACCTTCGGTACAAAACAGTAAATAACACCATGATGATCATCCACAATGAGATGATCCAAGGCTTTGTTCGGAATCTGGTCAAATGTGATTAATTTCTCTGTAAAATTCAGGCTGCTATTGGCCGAGCAAAGCTCTCTTATAACATGTCTACGATGCGCTTGACGCAGTTTGAGGTGTGTGAGATCTTGTGATGAAGCCGTGTGTAGGGAAAAAGTCCCATCTCTCATCTCATCCCAGAAAATTATTATGAAGAATGTGACAAATACTGTTCCCACAAGAAAGAAACACTGGAGCAGCCTCTGCATTCCCATATTCGCTGGACGTCTATACCAGTTTCTCAAAAGAGATTGAATGCTAAATATTATCGTCTCTGGAATGAATCAAGTTGGGAATTCtggagaaaaacacaaaaaggactgtTGAATTTTGCATTTACAATCTGCTACCAGAAAATATGACTCATCATATAAACTCAATGTGAACGTAACATAAACGCTGATATTTCCGTCAGACTACATTCTTTTTAAATGACTTTGATCGTGAGATGGTCCATCTGGTTTAAAACAGCATTCTTCATGCTTCATGTTCAACGATCTTTTTAGCAACAAGTAAACTTACTAAGATTTCAGCCAGACTGTGAATGCATTTATAATACACAGAATTCATGCAGCActttaaaatgttcataattcAGAACTAGCCTTTATAATTAGGCAAGAgtgatttgtaaaaaaaaaaaaaaaaaaaccggaAATGTTTTAGTAGCTAACATAtggcaaaaaagaaagaaaaaaagaacattaaatCCAGCATGTTAATTTTCTGTATATCTGCGTCTGGCATTCGCCAAAACGTAAAATAGTTATGAACTGCCATGGGATAACGCGCTACTAGCCTATCTATTCAAAGTGAAGATTCGGCATAATTATTTACTTTGGCTATCAGTAACGCATTATCAACTAAGTTCCCCCAACAAACACCTGTTTAACCAGACTCGCGCTTTTTTAGTCGTtcatgttttcagttttttagAGCTTGTTAAATTGTAGTGTTATGTCAAAACGTAGTAATGCTAAGTAATAGATGTCCTGAAAGTGATACACGCCTAAATTACCGCATAAACAACATAGGCTACCATAGCCTACTgggttcaccccaaaatgataAATCAAtctttactcaccttcaataAGCCTAGTATCTGCTCATCCTATAGTTGTTCAAATGGCGTATGTCCTTCTTTCTCCACATAAGGAGGAGTCGTGTTTGTATCGAGTTTTCATTTAGTTTCTCAGAAAGGTGCGCTTGTGTACTTTACGGGCGAGCCAGAGTAAACTGCTGCTCTCACTCTCCTGAACGCGCTTTTAATAGGTTAGATATAggcatatttgaatatatatatatatatatatatatatatatatatatatatatataagtatattatttatatacagtatagtatTTCCAGGAAATTAATTCAGAACTGCAGAAGATCgaacatttaaatgcatttgttgAATCCTGTTAAACTAAAagttgaataataataataattccttacatttatatagcgcttttctgggtagcctactcaaagcgctttacatatggaagtggGAATCTCCTCagccaccaccaatgtgcagcatcctcctggatgatgcgacggcagccacaTTGCGCCAGAACgctcaccacacaccagcttattggtggagaggagacagagtgatgaagccaatcagtatatggggatgattaggaagccatgatggacagaggccaatgggcaaaggtggccaggatgtcggggttacacccctactcttttcgaaggacatcctgggatttttaacggcCACAGAGAGTCAGCTCCCTCttctggcctcactaacacctcttccagcagcaacctagttttcccaggaggtctcccatccaggtactaaccaggcttagcttcagtgggcaaccatcttgggctacagggtgatatggctgctggcCAGAAgaattttcttttacaaaaatgcattcatGTCACATGTCAGAATCATCAAATACACTCTAGTCCATATATAAATCTATAAGCAAACAAATTATCTAAATCTGTGtacagaaaaacagaagaaaaaaatgaaacaggTTTTTATCGTTAGCTAGAAAAACGACACCTGAACCAAAAGGTATCCCTGGATTTGGGGGCCCCAGACAAAATATTGCAATGGGGCACTATACTATTGCACATATTTACCTGGATCATCCTTGAGGTTAATTTCTCTGTTGTGATGCCAGAGTTGTGTccatttttctacatttttcatCTAGCCACATAGCCTAATGGCttttattcttgttttagacCCCGAAATAGcaacagtaggctatatggtGAAATCGGAAAAAATACATGGAACTCTCCGAGCTGTGTGGTGgctacaattatttttatttattttaactacaAATTTGAGGGAAAATTGAGTGCCTGTGTTAAAGTGACTGCGCATGCGTTCTCTACTTGGGTCATTcacagaaaagagagagagcaaaacaataaaaaatataatacacaCTGTTGCTCAATATTTAGTTTTAGCTTCAGATGAATGATATTTTCATTTGCTACAAACAGGATACACCAGAAGCACGTTcaacacaaacacgcatggtTGTCACGCTGATCGCGCATTTTTAGGGGGCCCTTGGCTTTTGGGGGCCCAAGGTGGTCATCTACCTTTGCCTAATGGGCCTAAAGTCTGAGAAGGGCCTGAGAAGAAAACTTGAAAGTGCCTTAACATCAGAAAAGGAAAGGTAAAGTCATCATCTTCCTAATTTTTCCTAAGAAAGAAAAAGTCtaatttatttagaatttttaaaattattttagatgatttaaaatttaactttggtctcatttttttctctcaaaaattTGTTCAAATTCGTAGGCTAACTGAATGTGACAAGAAACATTAACAGCCATTTTCAACATACTACTACTATCAAAAAGCATTCATTTAGGTGTCAATGAAAATTtggttttaattttacataattgtttttactgccaattttaaagtgttttaatgggtttccctttacatatttatatgcGTTTTTCATAACTTGCAGTTtcttttcttaatgtttttaattccaTTAACTATAGAAAACCGGCAGTGCACCTTGCATAAACCATTGTAATTATTGGTTTATGCAATAATAAAGATTATGGAAATTTTGGGGGGTTTAAGAATGCACTGACAGGGGCCCCTTCACAAAGTTTTGCTTAGGGACCCCAGAAGTGTAGGATCGGCACTGAGTGGGGGAGTTTAAAATAAACTCTAAAATGAACCAGCAACCAGTGAAGTGATGCTAAAATTGGGCTAAACTAAAGACAATGAAACATTCATCCATTATTTGATAAAAGgaaaaggaattaaataattaaaaggaTTTAAGGGAATAATGTAAAAGAACTTGAATTTATTGTAAAGTAGAATAATGCATTTAAACtatttacaaataatatttttaaatttaaaatatgcacacaatCGCTCTTAATCAGCTGTATGCCTTATGCTCTGGCGCCATCTAGCTGTCAGAAAAACTAAAACACGCAGCCGAATCGGCTTTCTAAATGCGCGATTTACTAACGAATTACAgcatgataaataataataataataataataataataatatgctcTGTTGTTTAAACCAAatttttgggtcaaatatggacaaacccaatcATTTCggttacatattttaattaacggttgggtttgtccattttgacCCAAAtcaacaacccagcattttttagagtgaagaaGGCTTAGGTAAACATaggtaaatacataaataattctCTGTATGAGCTAATTTTAGATTAATGggctttgtttttaaagtacCCGAGTACCACAACCGCGTGCAATACTGAACATGAATGTTTAGCCTATTTCTTATAAACCACGCATAAGAACGTTTTGATTATTGATGTGTAACACAAACCGAAAGTTACATTTCATCATGGGGCATTTCTGTGGAGACCTGGACTGGAGTTATTGCTTTACGACATGCTTATGAATATATTGCTTTGTCAAGactaaataagaaattaaaatatttcaaaaatacatACTTTCTTCGTTCTTGGCACTTTTTATCTGTTCCAGAAGTTTCGTTTTGCAGCCATAGCCATGTCAAGACGCCTGTTATTAGGCCTATCTCCCGCACTACATGATGtagttgaataaaaatatttaattgaataaatataaatcattataaaatatttccaCATGACTCCGCCAatgtttagtaaaaaaaaaagaaagaaagaatgaaagaaagagaacggagaagaaaaaaaaggaaaaaaagagagaaagactcTAATTGTATATATGATAATGATTGGTAGAAAGGAGAGGAAGGAGATAAGGGTACTTGTATACTAGATATACATGTAATTCAGGGCTTTAAAGTCCTTCATATAGATCATACAGCAGCAGTTCAAAGTAACTCAAATTAATTGCCAAAAACATACGTATATATACATacgcatacatacacacacatatacatatatatgtccacatacatacatgcatatatacatatataaatagacatatacaaatacatatgtacatacacatacatacacataacTACACATACCTATATATGCAATCATATAGTTTTATACACACCTATACCTAATGATAGGAAGATGAAtaatacaataacaataacactacactataaaaaaattctgtagtttttacaaaataattttggcagctgcggttgccagaataattttgtaaaaaatacaaaaaaactgtaaacacatttacagaacaaactgtacattttacagtataaaactgtaatttacaaacaagaaaatttgaatgtaaactaataaattcaatgcaataaaacaatgcacactactattaaaatctgttttgtaaattattaactgtaaattatacattgatttgttcttttttacttctaaaaattgtaaaaatttacagcattttactgtgaaaattacataaaatgtctggtaatagcttttacagtttttccctgtatatagtactggaacttactgttaacccatttacaatttttttccatagcgtttttacaatattttaccgttaaaatcacattcattttttacagtgtataatatACTAAAGTAAAGTGCAACACAATACCAAAGAATATATCAAATGTCTTAATGTTTTACAATTCCTGAAGTATTAATATCGATTATAAGTTTATTTAAAGGGTATTCACTAATATTGATACATACAAAATGATTTATGATGTAAAGCACATTGGTCAGCTGTTGCCGTATAAATCGTGCTATAAACTTTGACTTTTGACTTTTAGGTTTAATAAAAGGATATGTGCCCATTACCACAATGACACCGCACCTCCCTACTCCTTGAATAAGACGGATATATAGGCCTGCCCTACAGTATTTTTTCCACTATGTCATTGAATCATAGAATGACTTGATCCATATGGAtccaagatccataaaggtactaaaaacatatttaaaacagttcatgtgagtacagtggttttaccttaatattataaagcgacgagaatactttttgtgcgccaaaaaaactaaataacgacttttcaacaatatagtgatgggctgatttcaaaacactgcttcggagctttgcgaatcgaatcagtgactcggatctcctttcaaacggctaaactgctgaaatcacgtgactttggcgctccgagtgattcgattcgcaaagctccgaaaTCGGCCcttcactatattgttgaaaagtcgttattttgtttttttggcgcacaaaaataatctcgtcgctttataatattaagatagaactactgaactcacatgaactgttttaaatatgtttttagtacctttatggatcttgagagaggaaattgctgcgaatgcaggcctcactgagccatcggatttaataaaaaatatcttaatttgtgttccgaagatgaatgaaggttttacgggtgtggaacgacatgagggtgagtaataaatgacattattttcatttttgggtgaactaaccctttaagagtaattgtatgcatattttaaaagtaaaattatttgcaaatagttcaaATGCGTTCTTTtactagtttttatttttttatttttttatttaaagacatgTGTGCCCATTACAAGATAGGCAGCGCATCTCCATCCCCCTTGAACGCATACAAGCGGACCAAGCGCCACGCCTACCCTGCTCTCTGATAGGCCTATTCAATTACGCACATCCTATTCTCTCCTGAGTCCTGAGAGTCATCTGAAAGTGAAAGTACGCAACGCTTGCACTGTTATTTTTCGCTTAATAAATAGATATTGTAGGTAAGTGCCGATTTTTCTGTTTTGCGAGTCCGAAAAGGCAGTTGACTCAGTTTGGTTTTTGAGTGTTTCGACCCCAAGGGAGGAAatctctcatttttttttacacacacaggATTTGCCGAAACATGTCCAGAGGGCTACGCAATCTGAGTGAGTGCTTTCTGCCGGACAAATCCGGTGCGCGGAAGAGGAGCCGCGAGATTGATGCCATGCTGAAACGAGACCGGCAAGTGGGGACTATGATCTTACTGTTCGGCTCGGAAAAGAGCGGAAAAGCAACTTTCCTTAAACAAATGCGTATTGTTAAGGGAGCCGAGTTCAACCATGAAGAGCTGCTTGAATTCAGAGAAGCAATTTACGACAACATTATACGGGTGGGTTATACGGATAGATCAGAGGACAGCTGTAAACAATTCTGCAGATTCGAAAACAATCGACTGTTCGATTCCATACAGGTGTTGTGCCCATGCATGATTGTGTtgaatagacccttttcacagactgtgatgacgcgttttaacggtcatcaaatatcgtaaatcctgcaaagttatatttatttatttattttttaaatgtaggctactatattagtattatattaccgttgcatcaaattacaaaaaaaaaaacaaaaaacgctGCTGTGAAGATGTTACAGTGGCTATTAAtgacggtaaaaaaaaaaaaaaaaaaaaaaaaaattatcttgactcccgttatcaatcgctctctattttttccCTCGTTTTGAAATGAAAgcactattgtggagtttttattttgctatttgtgcaaatggaaacacaaaaatatatatttaatcattCACCGCTATCAACCTGTTTCCGCGGGGCGCTACTGTTAAAAATAACGTCGGTACAACTTCCGGTGAGGCGGCGGAAGTAGCATACCAATGGTATTTTGTGTGCTAAATAGCGAAGAGACTAAGTGTTTTTCGGATCATTGTTTACTTTGTAAAGTTGCAAACCTTTATGAGAGATGTCGTTATGGCACTCAGGGACAACATTTCAGTTTAGtacattagttaataatatcacaatacaatAAACAGTTTCGTGCCCTTAATTGTCCTTTACTTTACTGACCTTCCACAAAAGTGCTGCTGCATGACTACAAGAGCATCCTGTCACTGATGCTAGCACCAAAGCCTTATGATGTGATGTTTTACTCCTACTGGTGTCGTGCGTGCCAGAGCCagtcgcgtttccactgtcatatatgcgatgctaaaggctacttacgtttatggaaaataccagagacCGCTTGAGGAACGTAGACAATTcttatatgattataatcgcgtatttatttggtttaatgttttatctgtctcttccctgtgcctttgttgataccgGACAAATGCATACGCAtatttttcacagattcacacactTCGGTTAACTCGTATAACTCATAACTCCTGTTTTCCTCTCATGAGCTC
This window encodes:
- the LOC127511269 gene encoding carbohydrate sulfotransferase 12-like, whose translation is MGMQRLLQCFFLVGTVFVTFFIIIFWDEMRDGTFSLHTASSQDLTHLKLRQAHRRHVIRELCSANSSLNFTEKLITFDQIPNKALDHLIVDDHHGVIYCFVPKVACTNWKRVMIVLSQNLKAPNGTPYLDPLDVPPALSHNTSLHLTFNNFRSLFGNFSSPLMHQKLKNYTKFLFVRDPFVRLISAFRDKFARPNKDFYRHFGSTMLQRYANISNTPDSAQEAFTAGIRLSFTHFIQYLLDPQTEKKNPFNEHWQQIYRLCHPCQIDYDFVGKMETLDEDTEHLLKILGLEKYIHFPPGYKDRTSVDWERDWFANISIADRRKLYNLYETDFRLFEYEKPETLLDE